One Streptomyces sp. V4I8 genomic window carries:
- a CDS encoding trimeric intracellular cation channel family protein: MLQQLFSPSVQHTLDLIGIFVFAISGALLAVRKNFDVFGIAVLAEVTALGGGLFRDVVIGAVPPAAFTDLGYFLTPLLAALLVVFLHPHVERIQTGVNVFDAAGLGLFCVAGTTKAYDYGLNLTASACLGMATAVGGGVLRDVLANEVPSLLRWDRDLYAVPAIVGSTMVVLCLHYDALNPFTSGLAVVTAFVLRLLAMRYHWRAPRAWNRRSTVREE, encoded by the coding sequence GTGCTCCAGCAATTGTTCAGCCCGTCCGTCCAGCACACGCTCGACCTGATCGGCATCTTCGTCTTCGCCATCTCCGGCGCCCTGCTGGCGGTCCGCAAGAACTTCGACGTCTTCGGCATCGCCGTCCTCGCCGAGGTCACCGCCCTGGGCGGCGGGCTGTTCCGGGACGTGGTCATCGGCGCCGTACCCCCGGCCGCCTTCACGGATCTGGGGTACTTCCTCACCCCGCTGCTCGCCGCGCTCCTGGTGGTCTTCCTCCACCCGCACGTGGAGCGGATCCAGACCGGTGTGAACGTCTTCGACGCGGCGGGCCTCGGCCTGTTCTGCGTCGCCGGGACGACGAAGGCGTACGACTACGGCCTCAACCTCACGGCGTCCGCCTGTCTCGGGATGGCGACCGCTGTGGGCGGTGGCGTGCTGCGGGACGTCCTGGCCAACGAGGTGCCGTCACTGCTGCGCTGGGACCGCGACCTGTACGCGGTCCCGGCGATCGTCGGCTCCACGATGGTCGTCCTGTGTCTCCACTACGACGCCCTGAACCCGTTCACCAGCGGGCTGGCGGTGGTCACGGCCTTCGTGCTGCGGCTGCTCGCGATGCGCTACCACTGGCGAGCTCCGCGGGCCTGGAACCGGCGGTCGACGGTGCGAGAGGAATAG
- a CDS encoding ABC transporter ATP-binding protein, whose protein sequence is MTDLTKTGAAVGEPVRAGEPPRAFLEVRDLKVHFPTDDGLVKSVDGLSFQLEKGSTLGIVGESGSGKSVTSLAIMGLHRLGNRGKNVQMSGEIWLDGKELVSASPDEVRRLRGREMAMIFQDPLSAMHPYYTVGNQIVEAYRVHNKADKKTARRRAVELLDRVGIPEPNKRVDMYPHEFSGGMRQRAMIAMALVNNPELLIADEPTTALDVTVQAQILDLIRDLQKEFGSAVVIITHDLGVVAEIADDILVMYGGRCVERGPVDKIFYEPSHPYTWGLLGSMPRIDREQTDRLIPVKGQPPSLINVPTGCAFNPRCPYADVPKGGITRTERPELREVGSRHFTACHLSPEDRTRIWTEEIAPKL, encoded by the coding sequence GTGACCGACCTGACCAAGACCGGGGCCGCCGTGGGCGAGCCCGTACGTGCCGGCGAGCCACCGCGGGCGTTCCTCGAAGTGCGCGACCTCAAGGTGCACTTCCCGACCGACGACGGCCTGGTCAAGTCGGTGGACGGGCTCTCCTTCCAGCTGGAGAAGGGCAGCACCCTCGGCATCGTGGGCGAGTCCGGCTCCGGCAAGTCCGTGACCTCGCTGGCCATCATGGGCCTGCACCGACTGGGCAACCGCGGCAAGAACGTGCAGATGTCCGGCGAGATCTGGCTCGACGGCAAGGAACTCGTCTCGGCCAGTCCCGACGAGGTGCGCCGGCTGCGTGGCCGCGAGATGGCGATGATCTTCCAGGACCCGCTGTCCGCCATGCACCCGTACTACACGGTCGGCAACCAGATCGTGGAGGCGTACCGGGTCCACAACAAGGCCGACAAGAAGACCGCCCGCCGCCGGGCCGTCGAACTCCTCGACCGCGTCGGCATCCCGGAGCCGAACAAGCGCGTGGACATGTACCCGCACGAGTTCTCCGGCGGTATGCGGCAGCGCGCCATGATCGCCATGGCGCTGGTGAACAACCCCGAACTGCTGATCGCGGACGAGCCGACCACCGCGCTCGACGTGACCGTGCAGGCGCAGATCCTCGACCTGATCCGGGATCTGCAGAAGGAGTTCGGCTCCGCGGTCGTCATCATCACGCACGACCTCGGGGTGGTCGCCGAGATCGCCGACGACATCCTCGTGATGTACGGCGGACGCTGTGTGGAACGCGGCCCGGTCGACAAGATCTTCTACGAGCCGTCGCACCCCTACACCTGGGGCCTGCTCGGCTCGATGCCGCGCATCGACCGCGAGCAGACCGACCGGCTCATCCCGGTCAAGGGGCAGCCGCCGAGCCTCATCAACGTCCCCACGGGCTGCGCGTTCAACCCGCGCTGCCCGTACGCGGACGTCCCCAAGGGCGGGATCACCCGCACCGAGCGCCCCGAACTGCGCGAGGTCGGCAGCAGGCACTTCACCGCCTGCCACCTGTCGCCGGAGGACCGTACCCGGATCTGGACCGAAGAGATTGCGCCGAAGCTGTGA
- a CDS encoding ABC transporter ATP-binding protein — translation MSETETGAGTAAVKAGSADDEKPLLKVEGLVKHFPIKKGLLQRQVGAVKAVDGIDFEVRRGETLGVVGESGCGKSTMGRLITRLLEPSGGRIEFDGTDITHLSTSGMRPLRRDVQMIFQDPYGSLNPRHTIGSIVSAPFRLQGVEPEGGVKKEVQRLLELVGLSPEHYNRYPHEFSGGQRQRIGIARALALKPRMVVADEPVSALDVSIQAQVVNLMDDLQDELGLTYVIIAHDLSVVRHVSDRIAVMYLGKIVELAERDALYASPMHPYTKALLSAVPIPDPKRRTAKSERILLRGDVPSPIAPPSGCRFHTRCWKATEVCRTTEPPLAELRPGQRVACHHPEDFEDQQPQDTVLLSVAKEAAELVPDEAPAKSAAAEGAAEAPVKSSTEPSAKSSTEPSEESPTDESK, via the coding sequence GTGAGCGAGACTGAGACCGGGGCCGGGACGGCGGCCGTGAAAGCCGGGTCGGCCGACGACGAGAAACCGCTGCTCAAGGTCGAGGGCCTGGTCAAGCACTTCCCCATCAAGAAGGGCCTGCTGCAGCGGCAGGTCGGCGCGGTCAAGGCCGTGGACGGCATCGACTTCGAGGTGCGCCGCGGGGAGACCCTCGGCGTCGTCGGCGAGTCCGGCTGCGGCAAGTCGACCATGGGCCGGCTCATCACCCGGCTGCTGGAGCCGTCCGGCGGCAGGATCGAGTTCGACGGCACGGACATCACGCACCTGAGCACGAGCGGCATGCGCCCGCTCCGCCGCGACGTGCAGATGATCTTCCAGGACCCGTACGGCTCGCTGAACCCCCGGCACACCATCGGCAGCATCGTCTCGGCACCGTTCCGGCTGCAGGGCGTCGAACCCGAGGGCGGCGTCAAGAAGGAGGTCCAGCGGCTCCTTGAGCTGGTGGGCCTGAGCCCCGAGCACTACAACCGCTACCCGCACGAGTTCTCCGGCGGTCAGCGCCAGCGCATCGGCATCGCCCGCGCGCTCGCCCTGAAGCCCCGGATGGTCGTGGCCGACGAGCCGGTCTCCGCGCTCGACGTGTCGATCCAGGCGCAGGTCGTGAACCTGATGGACGACCTCCAGGACGAGCTCGGGCTGACCTACGTGATCATCGCGCACGACCTGTCCGTCGTACGCCATGTCTCGGACCGCATCGCGGTGATGTACCTCGGCAAGATCGTGGAGCTGGCCGAACGGGACGCGCTGTACGCGTCGCCGATGCACCCGTACACCAAGGCCCTGCTGTCGGCGGTGCCGATCCCGGACCCGAAGCGGCGCACGGCCAAGAGTGAGCGCATCCTGCTGCGAGGTGACGTGCCCTCGCCGATCGCCCCGCCGAGCGGCTGCCGCTTCCACACGCGGTGCTGGAAGGCGACGGAGGTCTGCCGGACGACGGAGCCGCCGCTGGCGGAGCTGCGTCCGGGGCAGCGGGTGGCCTGCCACCACCCGGAGGACTTCGAGGACCAGCAGCCGCAGGACACGGTGCTGCTGTCGGTGGCCAAGGAGGCCGCGGAGCTGGTGCCGGACGAGGCGCCGGCGAAGTCGGCGGCTGCCGAAGGGGCCGCGGAAGCACCCGTGAAGTCGTCGACGGAACCGTCCGCCAAGTCGTCCACGGAGCCGTCCGAAGAGTCGCCCACGGACGAGAGCAAGTAA
- a CDS encoding ABC transporter permease has translation MISYIIRRTIAALVLLLVVTAVTFGIFFILPKLAGQTADQLAQQYIGKNPTPEDIAAVKANLGLDQPVYVQYWEFIKGIVSGATYDLGPTTVRCDAPCFGYSFKDHIEVWPQLTERLPVTLSLALGAAVMWLVGGIAAGVISALRPGSFFDRSAMGVALAGVSLPMFFTGQLALLLFSYKLEIFGRTYVPFTENPSQWANTLFLPWCSLALLYSAIYARLTRSGMLETMNEDYIRTARAKGLRERKVVVRHGLRAALTPLVTVFGMDIGLLLGGAVITETVFSLHGIGEYAVQAITANDLPPILGVTLLAAFFVVFMNLVVDLLYATIDPRVRLS, from the coding sequence GTGATCTCGTACATCATCCGCCGGACGATCGCGGCACTGGTCCTGCTGCTCGTCGTCACCGCGGTCACCTTCGGCATCTTCTTCATCCTGCCGAAACTCGCAGGGCAGACCGCCGACCAGCTGGCACAGCAGTACATCGGCAAGAACCCCACCCCCGAGGACATCGCGGCGGTCAAGGCGAACCTCGGTCTCGACCAGCCGGTCTACGTCCAGTACTGGGAGTTCATCAAGGGGATCGTCTCCGGCGCCACGTACGACCTCGGCCCCACCACGGTCCGCTGTGATGCCCCGTGCTTCGGCTACTCCTTCAAGGACCACATCGAGGTCTGGCCCCAGCTGACCGAACGGCTGCCGGTCACCCTCTCGTTGGCGCTCGGCGCCGCCGTGATGTGGCTGGTCGGCGGTATCGCGGCCGGTGTCATCTCGGCGCTCAGGCCGGGCTCGTTCTTCGACCGGTCCGCCATGGGCGTGGCCCTGGCGGGCGTCTCCCTGCCCATGTTCTTCACCGGGCAGCTGGCGCTGCTGCTGTTCAGCTACAAGCTGGAGATCTTCGGCAGAACGTACGTCCCCTTCACCGAGAACCCCTCCCAGTGGGCCAACACCCTGTTCCTGCCGTGGTGTTCGCTGGCCCTGCTCTACTCGGCCATCTACGCCCGGCTGACCCGCTCGGGCATGCTGGAGACAATGAACGAGGACTACATCCGAACCGCTCGGGCCAAGGGCCTGCGCGAGCGCAAGGTCGTCGTCCGACACGGTCTGCGGGCCGCGCTGACGCCGCTGGTGACGGTCTTCGGCATGGACATCGGGCTGCTGCTCGGCGGTGCCGTCATCACCGAGACGGTGTTCTCCCTGCACGGCATCGGTGAGTACGCGGTCCAGGCGATCACCGCCAACGACCTGCCCCCGATCCTCGGGGTGACCCTGCTCGCGGCGTTCTTCGTCGTCTTCATGAACCTTGTGGTGGACCTGCTGTACGCCACGATCGACCCGCGGGTGAGGCTGTCGTGA